A window from Mangifera indica cultivar Alphonso chromosome 2, CATAS_Mindica_2.1, whole genome shotgun sequence encodes these proteins:
- the LOC123199145 gene encoding ankyrin repeat-containing protein ITN1-like, producing the protein MACHPVEIVVHWTKQDMAQSSESGSCSSSEQNRNHNEWSPSLNLLEERNEGNHQLRLGLLKAALAGNIEEAKRLINDNSSMRLTSAAITEGQETIFHVAAGAKQTDFVEKMIDLMTDNDLRLQNEKGNTAFCFAVMAGSESVAGKMLEKDPTLLGIRGGKQMTPLYLAALFGEREMALSLYRRHYKNNGILTGLDKKQIFFVSIDTTLYDLALELLNHDNENELATNSYMHGECPLTPLHRLALTPLHLLDRSSKSDLLNQARKLVQLLWTKILEKEGNQVGSYFNDHRDLLFDAAHLGNFIFLAELISIYPDLVHQKDDHQRTIFHIAIMHRYDDLFKLIHNIGFNKQLLASYLDKDNNSLLHLAAKYPNPKPVNIVPGAALEMQRELQIFKDVEMLVMPSFRELKNKNGKTPRELFTSTHEDLLKNGEKWMRDTASQCILVATIIATIAFPAAFNVPGGNNSNDGIPIHRRNVVYRFFVMADAIALSSSSISILMFLSILTSRYAENDFYRSLPLKLVVGVLTLFISIAAMMLAFIPSIFMAYDHHRSNVIPILATIFVNFPVFIFGLSQYGLLRDVLYHSFVHSR; encoded by the exons ATGGCATGCCACCCTGTTGAAATTGTTGTTCATTGGACGAAGCAAGATATGGCACAATCAAGTGAATCTGGGTCATGTTCTTCTTCGGAGCAAAATAGGAACCACAATGAGTGGTCACCTTCCCTTAATTTGCTTGAGG AACGGAATGAAGGAAATCACCAGTTACGTTTGGGTCTGCTTAAGGCTGCACTAGCAGGAAATATAGAGGAAGCTAAACGTCTGATTAATGATAATTCTTCAATGAGGCTAACAAGTGCCGCTATCACAGAGGGACAAGAAACAATTTTTCATGTAGCAGCAGGTGCAAAACAAACTGACTTTGTGGAGAAGATGATTGATTTGATGACAGATAATGACCTCAGGCTGCAAAACGAAAAAGGCAACACTGCCTTCTGTTTTGCTGTTATGGCTGGGAGTGAATCAGTTGCTGGGAAAATGTTGGAAAAGGATCCTACCCTGCTGGGAATCCGTGGTGGGAAACAAATGACTCCACTGTATTTAGCTGCATTGTTTGGAGAAAGGGAAATGGCGTTATCTTTATACCGTCgacattataaaaataatggtATATTGACTGGGTTGgacaaaaaacaaatattttttgtaagcATTGATACAACATTGTACG ATCTTGCGTTGGAATTGCTAAACCATGATAATGAAAATGAACTAGCTACAAATTCTTACATGCATGGCGAGTGTCCTTTAACACCCTTGCATAGGCTGGCTTTGACGCCCTTGCATCTGTTGGACCGAAGTAGCAAAAGTGACTTATTAAATCAAGCTCGAAAGTTGGTTCAACTTCTTTGGACGAAAATATTGGAAAAAGAGGGCAACCAAGTCGGGAGTTACTTTAATGATCACAGAGATTTATTGTTCGATGCAGCTCACTTAGGGAACTTCATATTCTTAGCTGAACTCATCAGCATTTATCCTGATCTGGTTCATCAAAAGGATGATCATCAACGCACCATCTTTCACATTGCAATCATGCATCGTTATGAcgatttattcaaattaattcataacataGGCTTTAATAAACAGTTGTTAGCATCTTATTTAGATAAGGATAACAATAGCTTACTGCATCTAGCTGCAAAATACCCAAATCCAAAACCAGTCAATATAGTGCCAGGTGCAGCTCTAGAAATGCAACGAGAGTTGCAAATCTTCaag GATGTTGAAATGCTTGTAATGCCTTCATTTAGAGAgttaaagaacaaaaatggCAAAACACCACGCGAGTTGTTCACTAGTACTCATGAAGATTTACTTAAAAATGGAGAAAAGTGGATGAGAGACACAGCTAGCCAATGCATACTTGTTGCAACAATCATCGCTACTATAGCTTTTCCAGCAGCTTTCAATGTACCCGGAGGTAACAATTCTAATGATGGCATACCTATTCATCGAAGAAATGTTGTGTATCGTTTTTTTGTCATGGCAGATGCGATTGCGTTATCTTCTTCTTCGATTTCAATACTAATGTTCTTGTCTATCCTTACGTCCCGATATgcagaaaatgatttttatagATCATTACCACTTAAGTTGGTGGTTGGAGTCTTGACGTTGTTCATATCTATAGCAGCCATGATGCTAGCTTTCATTCCAAGCATTTTCATGGCTTATGATCACCATAGATCAAATGTAATCCCTATTCTTGCTactatatttgtaaattttccTGTGTTTATATTTGGTTTGTCACAATATGGCCTTTTAAGAGATGTATTATACCACTCATTTGTCCATTCAAGATGA